A section of the Telopea speciosissima isolate NSW1024214 ecotype Mountain lineage chromosome 3, Tspe_v1, whole genome shotgun sequence genome encodes:
- the LOC122656102 gene encoding nodulin-related protein 1-like isoform X1 produces the protein MESHSEEQHTSGHDHHRRKASNSELMSSAKVVAEAAKYGLHQEMNKIDKGKVAGAAADLIDAASYYGKLEEEKGLGKYMEKGEQYLHQYHSTHSSTTTHSTATPTHTTSTTTTTTSHSHSSGSGGGYEDYINMAQGFFKKH, from the exons ATGGAGTCGCATTCTGAGGAGCAACACACAAGCGGCCATGACCACCACAGGCGCAAAGCTTCCAACTCGGAACTTATGTCCAGTGCCAAGGTGGTGGCTGAGGCTGCCAAATACGGCCTCCATCAGGAGATGAACAAGATTGACAAAGGAAAAGTCGCCGGCGCCGCTGCTGATCTGATTGATGCCGCCTCCTATTACGgcaaactagaagaagaaaagggattgGGAAAGTATATGGAGAAGGGCGAGCAGTACCTTCATCAGTACCACTCCACCCATTCCTCCACCACTACCCATTCAACAGCAACGCCAACCCACAccacttccaccaccaccaccactacttcACACTCACATtca aGTGGGAGCGGTGGTGGGTATGAGGATTACATCAACATGGCTCAGGGTTTCTTCAAGAAGCACTGA
- the LOC122656252 gene encoding protein SULFUR DEFICIENCY-INDUCED 1-like, with product MQGGGGNRKMSSRKGGNKDPFHVIHKVPSGDSPYVRAKYAQLVLKDPEGAIVLFWKAINAGDRVDSALKDMAVVMKQQERAEEAIEAIKSFRNRCSRQAQESLDNVLIDLYKKCGRLDEQIDLLKQKLRLIYQGEAFNGKPTKTARSHGRKFQVSIKQETSRILGNLGWTYMQQMNYLAAEVVYRKAQLIEPDANKACNLGLCLIKQGRYDEARFVLEDVLQCRITGLEDSKSRSRAEELLHELESLQSAEFLSTQLGQNLEEIFTEGLDQILSDWTPFRSKRLPIFEEISQFRDQIAC from the exons ATGCAAGGTGGAGGCGGGAATAGGAAGATGAGTTCAAGAAAAGGAGGGAATAAGGACCCTTTCCATGTTATCCACAAGGTTCCTTCCGGAGATAGTCCTTACGTTCGCGCCAAATATGCTCAG TTGGTCTTGAAGGATCCAGAAGGTGCGATAGTTTTATTCTGGAAAGCAATTAACGCAGGAGATAGAGTAGATAGTGCACTCAAAGACATGGCTGTGGTGATGAAACAGCAAGAAAGAGCTGAAGAAGCCATTGAAGCCATTAAATCCTTTAGGAATCGTTGTTCCAGACAAGCACAGGAGTCATTGGATAATGTTCTAATCGACTTATATAAG AAATGTGGAAGATTAGATGAACAGATTGACTTGTTAAAGCAGAAGCTTAGGCTTATATATCAAGGGGAGGCCTTTAATGGCAAACCCACCAAGACTGCACGCTCTCATGGAAGGAAGTTCCAGGTTTCCATCAAGCAAGAGACTTCCAGGATACTT GGCAATCTAGGTTGGACTTACATGCAACAAATGAACTATCTGGCTGCAGAGGTAGTATATCGAAAAGCACAGTTGATCGAACCAGACGCAAACAAGGCCTGCAACTTGGGGCTATGCCTAATCAAACAGGGGAGATATGATGAAGCTCGATTTGTTCTTGAAGATGTCCTGCAATGTAGAATTACTGGTTTAGAAGATTCAAAATCAAGAAGTCGTGCAGAAGAATTGTTGCATGAGTTGGAATCGCTGCAGTCGGCCGAGTTTTTATCAACTCAATTGGGTCAGAACTTAGAAGAAATATTTACAGAAGGTCTTGACCAGATTTTGAGCGATTGGACTCCTTTCAGATCCAAGAGACTTCCCATCTTCGAAGAAATCTCTCAATTTAGGGATCAGATAGCTTGTTGA
- the LOC122656102 gene encoding nodulin-related protein 1-like isoform X2 yields MESHSEEQHTSGHDHHRRKASNSELMSSAKVVAEAAKYGLHQEMNKIDKGKVAGAAADLIDAASYYGKLEEEKGLGKYMEKGEQYLHQYHSTHSSTTTHSTATPTHTTSTTTTTTSHSHSSGSGGGYEDYINMAQGFFKKH; encoded by the exons ATGGAGTCGCATTCTGAGGAGCAACACACAAGCGGCCATGACCACCACAGGCGCAAAGCTTCCAACTCGGAACTTATGTCCAGTGCCAAGGTGGTGGCTGAGGCTGCCAAATACGGCCTCCATCAGGAGATGAACAAGATTGACAAAGGAAAAGTCGCCGGCGCCGCTGCTGATCTGATTGATGCCGCCTCCTATTACGgcaaactagaagaagaaaagggattgGGAAAGTATATGGAGAAGGGCGAGCAGTACCTTCATCAGTACCACTCCACCCATTCCTCCACCACTACCCATTCAACAGCAACGCCAACCCACAccacttccaccaccaccaccactacttcACACTCACATtcaagtgg GAGCGGTGGTGGGTATGAGGATTACATCAACATGGCTCAGGGTTTCTTCAAGAAGCACTGA
- the LOC122656101 gene encoding vesicle-associated membrane protein 721-like, giving the protein MEQQSLVIYCSVARGEVILAEYSEYKAFCVVAVESVDREIPIVFLERIKEDFIKRYGGGKAETAVANSLNKEFGPKLKEHMEYCSNHPEEISKLAKVKAQVSEVKGVMQENIIQVINRGDNIEILVAKADDLNLQAKEYKSVGNKIKRKMWIQNMKIKLIILAIIIVLILIIVLPVVCHGSKC; this is encoded by the exons ATGGAGCAGCAATCGTTGGTGATTTACTGCTCAGTTGCTAGAGGAGAGGTGATTCTTGCTGAATACTCAGAATACAA AGCCTTTTGTGTAGTTGCAGTGGAGTCTGTTGATAGAGAAATTCCTATTGTGTTCCTTGAGAGAATTAAGGAGGATTTCATCAAGAGATATGGAGGAGGAAAAGCTGAAACTGCTGTTGCCAACAGCCTTAACAAAGAATTTGG GCCAAAACTGAAGGAGCATATGGAGTATTGTTCAAATCATCCTGAAGAAATCAGCAAGCTTGCAAAAGTAAAAGCTCAGGTTTCAGAAGTTAAGGGAGTGATGCAGGAGAACATAATTCAG gtTATTAACCGTGGTGATAACATAGAGATTCTTGTGGCCAAAGCTGATGATCTAAATTTACAG gccaaagaatacaagagtGTGGGGAACAAGATTAAGAGGAAAATGTGGATACAAAATATGAAGATAAAGCTGATTATTCTGGCTATTATTATTGTATTGATCCTCATCATAGTTTTGCCAGTAGTATGCCATGGCTCTAAATGTTAA